The DNA sequence TATAAAATCGCTATGTAGAATAATTATACTTCAATTTTATGCCTAGCATCTCAGCACAATTTTTCTTGCTGACTTTGCATCTTGAAGTATCACGGGTATATATTTAACCTCAAAAGGGAATGACCGATGCAGAGCTTGGCCGCCCGGTAGAATCCAAAGCGTGTGATAATCCGATTGCCAAGTAGTATCAGTTAGGCCAACAGTTCAATGTCACCGGTCATCCAGCGTTGATTTTCACCCGGTTACCTCCCGGCAGAGCGGCTGATTGCGAAACTGGGGCTTTAATAGCCACCGCGACTGAAGCAGTAACGCCTAGCATATAATTCAAGGCCGGGAGGGGTCAGCGCGGTTTCTAGCGCTTTGACCCCAAAATTACATCTTGTGCATTTTCTTTACGATGCCATTTTGCTTCTGAACCTCTCTGATGAAAGATACAATTCGAGGCATATCTGAGAATCCAATCTCAGGTTGTGCCGGCATATTTCCGTATGGCCAATGATGTTGCTGAACACCCTTGGTTACCGCCCTGGAAAAAGCGCCATTACCATGATGACCAGGGTTATAAGTCTGATGAATCAACGGTGGCCCAGAGTGTGTTCCTTGACCGTCTATGCCGTGGCAGGAACCGCAGCTTTCATTAAAAATCTGCTGGCCCTCAGCCGCAAGCGGTGACAACGCCCCGACTTTGACATCAACATGCCCCCTAAAATGCCCAGCCCATACCGGTGAAGCACTCAAGGTGGAAATAAGCGCAAATAAAACAACTTTGTTCATGATTTTTCCCTATTTTTTAATTATTTAATTTAAGTCAAAGCGAATCTTTCCTTAATTAACTCTGTTGAACGGCAGACGTCTGCGTCGTCGTTTATTACTTTCAGTCAATTTTAGCACTGTCGATTCTTCAGAGGTGTTCACACTTCACATCTTGTTCATAACTTTCTAAGTTAAAAGTGATACAAAGGCAACAATCACATCATACCCAAAAAATACCGTACTGCTTGAGAATTTTACACATTAAGGCTATTTCAAAAAGAAAAGTGCAGATTAAGCACTCATAAAATCAGGAAAAAAGCCCCATAGCAATTCTAATGACGAAAATCTCGTGGGGCTTTGCAATGTGCCACTGCAGTTTGAGGAGTGAAAAAGGGCGCCTATGTCAATAATTATCAACGTAGGACTTCTCGGTGCTAGGGTTTTAACACTCTTTTAATCGTCGTTTCAGTTATTGCCATTGTCTATCTCTAGATACCGGGAATTTATTTAAAATATTGTCGATATAGTCATAAATAAAGCATAAACACAAAATGTTAATGTTAATCGTGTGTTGTGTTGTGTTGTGTTGTGTTGTGTTGTCTTGTGTTACAGTTACGTGTTTAACATGATTTATTCTTTTTCAGTGATGTATTTACCAGAGCGTTTGGGATTAACTGCTGGAAAAATTTGGGCAACAGTGCTGCTATGCCAGAGGCAAGAAATACACAAACACAGTGGGTTCTGGAATGATGAACTTGTTTTTAACTAAAAGAGCAATGAGATAAAAATGAAAATATTTAAAATGGCAGCAATATTAACTTTGGCCTTAATAAGTAATTTAGTGAGCGCTCATTCAGGGCTGAAACACTCAACGCCAGAAAATGGCGCTATGTTAATTCAATCTCCTGAAGATTTTACCCTTGAATTCACTGCACAAGTTAAACTGGTCAGATTGCAGTTGACAGATCAATCTGGAAAGTCGATTAAACTTAACGCTAAACCAAGTAACGACTTTAAAGCTGCATTTAGTATCGCATTGCCTGTACTTGAGGCCGGTAGCTATAACGTTAAGTGGCTGGCGATGGGAGAAGATGCTCATAAACTGCAAGGAGACATTCCCTTCACGGTTAAGGACGCTGGTATGGCAAAAACACCTGCTATTTCAGACGCTGATAATGATGCTTAGTTAGGGTGTCTATGATGGAAATTACTCTTTGGGATTATAGTAATATAATATCCAAGTGGTTGATATATATTGGGATAGCCGCAGCGATTGGCGGCCCTTTTATTGCCGCTTTAATAAATGCCACTGTTAATAAAAAGTCGCTTCTTAATTATATTGTCATCAGTAGTGTGTTAGGTTTTGCCGCGGTCATCATAAACTTTTTCATTCAGGTTGGTGCCTTTTCTGAAACTGGCTTATCAGGTATGTTTGATACTGGATTGATAAGCTTTCTTTGGCAAAGTGCGGTGGGTGATTCTGTTTTATGGCGTTTGCTCGCCTTTACCGTTTTAGGCTTTGCATTATTGTGGAGCAATCTTAATGCCAAATACGGCACCTTTAGTTTCAAAGATGCAACTTTCACATTTTTATATGCGGCAGCTGTTTTTAGCTTTGCCTATTCATTTACCTTTATAGGTCACAGTGCCGTTATAGGTGGGGCCGCAAAGTGGTTGCTGGCTTTTCATATTATCACTGTGTCTTGGTGGGTAGGTGCACTATACCCTTTATGGCTTAGTTGCAAATTATTGCCGCCACCTGTGCTGTATAAGTTGATGTGCTTATTTGGTAAAATTGCGATCTTTATGGTGGGCATTTTAATCGCTTGTGGCATAGGTTTGTTATATTTATTTTTAGAAAATCCACTGGCGTTATTGACCACAACCTATGGTCTGGCCATGCTGCTAAAACTGATTTTTGTTGGCAGTATTTTGTTAATTGCCGCTTACCATAAATTTCGACTTGTAGAAGAAATTCAACAACAAGCAGGCATCAAAAAACTACAAAAATCAATAAAGAATGAAATGCTAATTGCAGTGGTGATTTTAACTATTACTGCTGTGTTATCATCGATTTTAGGCCCTGAATAACTTAGCTTAAAGCCATGCGTAACTTTAGAGTTGCAGTGGCTTATTTTAAGTAAGATTAAGATATTGGCAAGTATGCCTAATCTATGCGCTCATCGCGTACAAAAATCCTTGGCGGTTGAGCATACCTTTGAAAAAGATTTGCTTACCAAAGCGCAGTGTCTTGAAAAATTAGCGCTATTTTATGATGAGCTCAGCCGACGTCTGCAAGAAGGCGGAACAGACAATCAAAACGGTCTGCAACTGAGCTTTATTGAAGAGGGGGTTACCTAACTGAAAAGCGCTAAGGCTGGAATGCTCGAAGCTCGAAATCTCGAAGCTCGAAATCTCGAAGCTCGTTACTCGCAGCTCAAAACCCGATATTCTTAATACCATCGTAGATAAACTGGATAGCAAGTGCTGCAAGGATAATCCCAAAAAAACGCTTTAAAATTTCATCACCTGTCTTGCCGATAATTTTCTTCAGATATTTAGATACCAGCATACAAACAAGAGTCAGTGCTAAGATGCTGATAATCGCCGATGAAACCGCAAGCTTGCCGGAGAGCTCCGTGGTGTGCGAAAACAGCAGAATTGAAAGCGTTAATGTACCCGGTCCTGAAATCATAGGAATAGACATCGGATAGACTGAAATATCATCACTGTTGCTTGCAGACATGATGCCCGTTGCTTTGGTCACCATATTAAAAGCGGTGTAGAAGAGCAGCAAACCACCCGAAATCCGCAGCGAATTAATATTGATACCCAAGTGACCAAAAAGGGCTTCCCCGTAATTACCGAACAGGATCAGGGTGACCCCACTAATAAGCACCGCTTTGACCGCCATCACGGTACGGTGTTTTTTAGCACAATCTCCGGTTAATGAGTTAAAAATAAGGGCAGCACCGATCGGATCGATAATCACAAACAGGGCCGTTAATGCATGCAGATAAGCTGTAGTATCCATACTATTTTTTTAATTTCCTTGAGCAAGTCATTTGGGTATAGGTTAAAAAATCAGGTGCGCAATACCGGCAATCACCGGTAACGTCACTAAGGTTCTTAAAATGAAAACCACAAAGAGCTCGGCAACATTTATTGGGATCTTACTGCCCAGCATTAACGCACCAATTTCACTCATATAGATAAGCTGGGTAACGGACATGGCCGCAATAACAAAACGGGTCAACTCAGATTCGATGGAAGCCGCAAGAATTGAGGGAATAAACATATCGGCAAAACCAACCACAATGGTTTTGGATGCTTCAGCGGCTTGTGGAATCTGCAGCAACTCCAGAAAAGGAATAAAGGGATAACCTAAGTACTCAAAAATAGGCGTGTATTCAACAACAATCAGCGCCATTGTACCAATGGCCATGATCACCGGAATAACCCCAAAGACCATATCAATAACATTCTTAAGCCCATCCGTACAAGTCGCCTTAACACCAGGGGTCTTTTCCGCTCTGTTTAATGCATGCTCCAACCCCCATGAGAAAACATTATGCCCGGCAGGTGTTAACTCATCATCGGCGGATTGCGCACTGCCATCAATATAGCGGTCTTTCTTCCAGGAAAGGGGCGGTAATTTTGGCACCACAATGGCCGCCACAACACCGGCAATACACACCGCCAGATAAAAAGGGACAAATAAATGTTCAAGTCCCACCTGTGAGAGCACTACCAGAGAGAAAGTAATAGAAACCGCCGAGAAGGTTGTCCCGATAACCACCGCTTCACGCTGGGTGTAAAAACGCGCTTCATACTGTTTGCTGGTCAGTAAAATGCCAACACTGCCGTCGCCTAACCAAGATGCCATGCAGTCAATCGCACTGCGACCTGGAAGATTAAATACCGGGCGCATTACTTTGGTTAATAAGGTGCCGAACAGCTCAAGCATCCCAAAGTTCAATAAAAGCGGTAGTAACATCCCAGCAAAAATAAACACACAAAAGAGCATTGGCAGCAGATCGTTTAAAACCAGTGCACCGGTATTGCCAGAATAAATGGCTTCAGGGCCGATGCTAAAGAAAGTCATCACAATAAAGAGGGCACCCAGCAGGCGGATAATAAACCATACGGGTGAAACATCTAATAAGCTTTTTAAAAAATCACTGTCTTGAATAAAGGGGATCTTTATAACTTTATTAATCAGCGTCATCGCAGCTGTAAAGAGCACAACACCGGTTACCACGGCTGTTGCTGAATCACCAAGCAGGATCAGCAGACCTTTAGCCACAATGGCAATGGGGATAGTAATGTCACCCTGATAATTAACCGGTGTCATAAATAGTAAAAGGCCGATTAATGAAGGCACAATAAAGGTTAATATCGTCGCCAGATTATGCGATTTTTTTGCTGTTACTTCTGGCATTACTGTTGGAATTACTTTGTCCGTCACGTTACCACCCTGAAAATGTACTTTAAATTTGAGTCGTTACAGGAATGAAAACATTCATATAACAGAAAACGCGCAAGAGTACTCACTTTTTGTAGGGATGCAAATATTATCTATTATTTTTGCTTTGGTTGGTTTCACTTTCATTATTGGGGTTCAGCCCTTGAAGGTGTGTAGACGATGAGAAACCGAAACGCAGTTTCGCAGTTCGAGAGAGTTATGCTTCTCAACAGCAAAAGCAAACAGGTTACGCAGAGCTTAGCCCGATCATAATCCTGAACTGGCGTAAATGACTCCGGGCGTCCTGCCCTACGCCTTTCAGGTCGTTGTCGTAAACTCCAACGTTCAAATTTGTTCCTGACAAATTTGTCACTCCATGATTTCCTTTGCTAAAGTGATTAGCCATCACAAGAAAAACGGTCGGAAATTTTCGTAGCCGCACTGGTTTTGCATTCTAATCTATTGAATTAATGATGAAATATAAGTGGATGTCCAATCTTTTTCAATCTTTTTTTATTAAATCCGATAGAGGACTTCTTACACAGTTAGCACCTGCTTGTAATACATGTGTATAGATCTGAGTGGTACGGAGATCAGTGTGTCCTAATTGCTCTTGCACCGTGCGAATATCTGTACCACGCTGCAATAAGTGTGTTGCAAAAGAGTGTCGTAATGTATGGCAAGTAACTTGTTTTTTAAAGTCTAAAGTACGTGCTGCATTTTTTACTGCTTTTTGTATATTACTTTCATGCATATGGTGACGTCTTAGATTTGTAGTGCCAGGTTCAAATGACAGCTGTGTAGAAGGAAATAAATAGTGCCATTTTAGTTCTTTAGCTGCATTCGGGTATTTACCTGCCAGCGCATGAGGTAAATATACCCCTTGATAATCGGTCCGTTGCATATCTTGCTGATAATATAAATTAACTTTAGTAATCTGATTCTGTAATGATTCTATTAATTCAGGTGCTAATGTTACGCTGCGGTGCTTTCCTCCTTTCCCTTGCCAAATATTTATTGATAGATAATCAAAGTTAATATCTTGAATTCGTAAATTGACTGCTTCCATTAATCTTAATCCACTGCCATATAAGAGGTAACAAGGTAATGTTACTGAACTTGATAGAGACTTAAGTAATAGGCTAACTTCATCAATAGTTAATACGATGGGTAACTTAGGCTGCGTATTTGTTCTTTTAAAGTTGAGTGATAATGTTAAGGGGTTATCTAAGAATTCTCGGTATAAATAAACTAATGCATTAAGCGCTAATGCTTGCGTTTTTGGGGCTACTTTTTTGCTATTGGCGAGGTATGAAAGGAACGCTTCTACTTCAGCATTATGACATTCGAATGGGTGCTTCTTATTATTAAAGTAAATATAGGACTTTATCCAATAGATATAAGCCTTGATTGTTTTTTCTGCATAAAATTTAACACGCATACTTTCTGCTACGGCATTTAAAAATGGAGACTTCATTTATTTCTCCGCTGTTATTTTTTACATGATCTTATATACAGTATATGTGTTATTCCGTGTTTCTGCCGTTAATACGGACTTTTTTCATCTATCAACATGATAACTATTTGATTAACCATTTTAATTATTTGATTTTATGATGAATAAATGTATTGTGATATAAATTTTAACAAATTGATATCTTCCGTATTTCCACCGTAAATATGGAATTTTTCGGTTTAATACGCTGTTAACTTTCTAGGAGATACTATTGGCAATAGCAGAAGCTTGTAGTTTAGTAGATATATGGATTGAGCCTAAATATATAATTCCAGCATTCATGGTTTTTATATCTTCTGGCTTACTACCATTTCTTCTTCATAAATATAAAATGCACCGAGAGCGAGCTGAAAAACTTTTTGATACTCGTAAACAAGAATATCAAGAATACTTCAAAAGAATGGAAGATGCTGCTCGGCTGACGGCTCAAGATTATGATGAGTATTTATCAGTGACCTTGCCTAATGCTAGTCGTAATTTATATGAGTCTGGATCATCTCCTGAGGCGATGGTCGAATATCAAAAGGTAATGAATGACTTTACAAAAGGTATCAATCAAGGCTTTCAAAAAGCAACAACAGAGTTAACTAGCCTCCGTATAGTGTGCACTCCGAGTTTAGCCACTTTATTAGATGATTTTGAAAAGCAGTATACAAACTTGATGGGCATGCAACCGCAAATGCTAAAAGAGATCAAGGAATCTATGACACCAGAGGCGTTCGTTACTGGTGATTTTAATTTTGAAACTCCGACTAAAGTGATAATGATAGATTTGGGAAATAAGATCAAACAAACAAGAGATAATATTATTGCTTTAATGAGGTCTGAGTTAGGTTACGAAAGTTAACAAGGCATTTAAAACGGAACTAAAACAGTTGGTTAGGCTCCGCTTCGCTCCACATTATAACCAACAATTTTAGTCCGCTTAATGCGGCGTTGAGGCTGTAGAATTTCTCCAAAATACATGTTTTTCGTTATTTTCTTATTACTTTAAATTGTATGAAAAATGTACTTGATTGCACTGATCGTCTGTGATCTAATGGTTATTATTCGCTCTGAGTGAAATGTAATGGCCAATTACAAACCTGATTTATCCTGCCAAAGTAAATTCATTCCTATTGATTTTGCACAACAAATTATCCCCGGTACATTTGAATATGCACTTTCGCATATTGTCGATAAGCACCTCGATTTAACCACCTTTGATGATTGGTACAATAACGATAATGGCGGCGCAGCCGCCTATCCACCGTCAGTCATGTTAAAGATTATTCTGTTTGGTTATTCACGGGGTTTAGTTAGCAGTCGCCGTATCGCACAAGCTTGTGAAACCAATATTACCTTTATGAGTTTGTCGGGTGATGAGCAACCTCATTACACCTCTATCGCTAGCTTTGTCGCTAAAATGAAAGACAAAATTGAGCCTCTCTTTACACAGGTGCTGATGATATGTGACAGGGAAGGATTGATTGGCCGTAATATGTTTGCGATTGATGGCTGCAAGATAAAATCAAATGCCAGTAAAGAGTGGAGTGGAACGTTCGAAGAATTGGAACGTAAACAGACCAAGTTACGTCGAGCCAGTCGACGAATTATTGAACGTCATCAAGCACAAGACGGATTGAGTGAAGATGAAGTGCAGCATGATTTAAAGCAGAAAGAAAAGCTCGATAAAAGCGCTGATAAAATAAAACAATTCTTAGCAAGCAATGAAGAAAAAATAGGGAATAGGAAGAAACCCGTCAAAAGTAATGTCACCGATCCCGACAGTGCCAAAATGACCACCAGTAAAGGAACCATTCAAGGTTACAACGGCATTGCCATTAATGATGATAAACAACAGATTATCATGCAAGCACAAGTATGGGGCTCGGTGGGTGAGCAGCAAACCTTAAAACCCGCCGTTGAACAACTGCAAACACAGCTCGCTAAACTCGGTACACCGGACGCATTTAATGAGGCTAAATTTACCGCTGACAGTAGTTTCCACAGTGAAGTTAATCTTGAATTTATGGCAACAACTGGACTCGATGCTTATATGGCCGACACTGCATTTAGAAGTCGTAATCCCTTATTTAAAACAAGCGAAACCTATCAAACTGAAAAAGAAAAACGGCGTTTAAAACGCAGTAAAGGTCGAGCCAGATTATTTAATAGTACAGACTTTTATTTTAATGAAAATGAGCTTACATGTCGTTGCCCAGCGGGTAAGGAAATGTGGTTAAGTGTTAAAAGCATTGAAACGGCAGGCCGTCATTACGTTCGTTTTTCAGGTTATTTAAAAGATTGCCGAGTCTGCCCACTTCAAGCACAATGCATGCGGAAAGTACCAAGTAAACAGGGGCGACAGGTCCAGTTTGAAACGAATAAAGCAGATAAATACATCTCATATACCGATAAAATGCGCGTCAAGATTGACAGTAGTCCTGGTCGACGGCAGTACAGCAAACGGCTTGGTACAATTGAACCCGTTTTCGGTAATATAACGGTGAATAAAGGGATGAATAAGTTCACGCTTCGCGGGCAAGAGAAAGTGAATGCGCAATGGCAGATGTATTGCTTAGTTCATAATATAGAGAAGTTAAGAAACAGCCTGCATTAAGTCAAGGGCGAAGCCCTAATCTCAAATACCCTACGTTATAAGCCCTCAATAAACCGATTTATCACTCAATTTAACCAATCTGTTAATAAAAACCGAAGTAACTAATTGAATATCAATAAAATGTAAATTAATGTAGTTTGTATTTTATATAGACGGGCTGAAAATGAGAAATTCTACAGCCTCGTTATATACCACTAATTTAACAAAAATCTGATCGTGACTTGTGTTTTATTTTTGCTTGACTAGCATTTTATTACCCATTTATTATTTATGGGCAATAAAATGCAATGGTATCCAAGTATGTTGCTGTTGCATCCCTAAATGCAGTGTTTTATAAGGAACTAAATCATGACAGATATTAAAGTAAATAAAGAGCAGTGGGATGCTGTGTCCGCAGATGAACAACAAAGAATTACTGAGGGATTAATTGGTACTGGAGTTATGCAGGAAGGCGACCGAATTATAGGATCGGACTCTGAACCTAAATTTGATAAAAATACTTTAATGGAAAAAGGCTGGAACCCACTTAAGGATATATGCAAAGCTGGATGTGATGTTGCTGCTGGCGCTGCTTTAGGTTGGTGCACCGCTAACACTGTGGGAGTCGGTTTAGTTGCTTGCATAGCTGCCGCTGAAGTCGCACGAAGAGAATGTAAGAAACATTGCTGATTTTCAGTATATAACAAGGCCATTAAATCGGACAAAAAACAGCTGGCTATTGTTCGTGTCTCACAATTTTAGCCTGCTATTTTCTGCCGTTTATAGCTGGCGTTATAACCTCCAGAGAGAGCAAGTTGTTCGATAAAGAAACATTCTTATATGCCGTATTCATTCTTTATGTATTGGGAATAGGAACCTTAATTCTGTTTATGATACGCCAGTGACTTTTGGGGCATACAAAGATTGTTCTCTAAATGGAAAGTAGGATTTGGTGAATTTTTTTAGGGGATTAAATGGAGTAGGGGAACAACTGGACACCCGTCTAATTGACTAACTATTAATCCGCTTCTCTATTTTATTCAGGCACTGTTTTAGATGATTAGGAGTTCATTATGACGCCATCTCGTGCAACATAAGTTTCTTTGGTTGATACGCCTTATTTTATGAACAACATCCCCATTATTCAGTTCCTCGAAGTCAGCTCAAGCTGTTCAAATTTACTCCCTAAAAATTTGTCATTGTGTTTCCCGTTTATGCCTGAGTGGTATGGATAAAT is a window from the Psychromonas ingrahamii 37 genome containing:
- a CDS encoding c-type cytochrome: MNKVVLFALISTLSASPVWAGHFRGHVDVKVGALSPLAAEGQQIFNESCGSCHGIDGQGTHSGPPLIHQTYNPGHHGNGAFSRAVTKGVQQHHWPYGNMPAQPEIGFSDMPRIVSFIREVQKQNGIVKKMHKM
- a CDS encoding copper resistance CopC family protein, giving the protein MKIFKMAAILTLALISNLVSAHSGLKHSTPENGAMLIQSPEDFTLEFTAQVKLVRLQLTDQSGKSIKLNAKPSNDFKAAFSIALPVLEAGSYNVKWLAMGEDAHKLQGDIPFTVKDAGMAKTPAISDADNDA
- a CDS encoding copper resistance D family protein, whose product is MMEITLWDYSNIISKWLIYIGIAAAIGGPFIAALINATVNKKSLLNYIVISSVLGFAAVIINFFIQVGAFSETGLSGMFDTGLISFLWQSAVGDSVLWRLLAFTVLGFALLWSNLNAKYGTFSFKDATFTFLYAAAVFSFAYSFTFIGHSAVIGGAAKWLLAFHIITVSWWVGALYPLWLSCKLLPPPVLYKLMCLFGKIAIFMVGILIACGIGLLYLFLENPLALLTTTYGLAMLLKLIFVGSILLIAAYHKFRLVEEIQQQAGIKKLQKSIKNEMLIAVVILTITAVLSSILGPE
- a CDS encoding DinB/UmuC family translesion DNA polymerase; amino-acid sequence: MPNLCAHRVQKSLAVEHTFEKDLLTKAQCLEKLALFYDELSRRLQEGGTDNQNGLQLSFIEEGVT
- a CDS encoding MarC family protein yields the protein MDTTAYLHALTALFVIIDPIGAALIFNSLTGDCAKKHRTVMAVKAVLISGVTLILFGNYGEALFGHLGININSLRISGGLLLFYTAFNMVTKATGIMSASNSDDISVYPMSIPMISGPGTLTLSILLFSHTTELSGKLAVSSAIISILALTLVCMLVSKYLKKIIGKTGDEILKRFFGIILAALAIQFIYDGIKNIGF
- a CDS encoding YjiH family protein, which gives rise to MPEVTAKKSHNLATILTFIVPSLIGLLLFMTPVNYQGDITIPIAIVAKGLLILLGDSATAVVTGVVLFTAAMTLINKVIKIPFIQDSDFLKSLLDVSPVWFIIRLLGALFIVMTFFSIGPEAIYSGNTGALVLNDLLPMLFCVFIFAGMLLPLLLNFGMLELFGTLLTKVMRPVFNLPGRSAIDCMASWLGDGSVGILLTSKQYEARFYTQREAVVIGTTFSAVSITFSLVVLSQVGLEHLFVPFYLAVCIAGVVAAIVVPKLPPLSWKKDRYIDGSAQSADDELTPAGHNVFSWGLEHALNRAEKTPGVKATCTDGLKNVIDMVFGVIPVIMAIGTMALIVVEYTPIFEYLGYPFIPFLELLQIPQAAEASKTIVVGFADMFIPSILAASIESELTRFVIAAMSVTQLIYMSEIGALMLGSKIPINVAELFVVFILRTLVTLPVIAGIAHLIF
- a CDS encoding integron integrase encodes the protein MKSPFLNAVAESMRVKFYAEKTIKAYIYWIKSYIYFNNKKHPFECHNAEVEAFLSYLANSKKVAPKTQALALNALVYLYREFLDNPLTLSLNFKRTNTQPKLPIVLTIDEVSLLLKSLSSSVTLPCYLLYGSGLRLMEAVNLRIQDINFDYLSINIWQGKGGKHRSVTLAPELIESLQNQITKVNLYYQQDMQRTDYQGVYLPHALAGKYPNAAKELKWHYLFPSTQLSFEPGTTNLRRHHMHESNIQKAVKNAARTLDFKKQVTCHTLRHSFATHLLQRGTDIRTVQEQLGHTDLRTTQIYTHVLQAGANCVRSPLSDLIKKD
- a CDS encoding transposase; translated protein: MANYKPDLSCQSKFIPIDFAQQIIPGTFEYALSHIVDKHLDLTTFDDWYNNDNGGAAAYPPSVMLKIILFGYSRGLVSSRRIAQACETNITFMSLSGDEQPHYTSIASFVAKMKDKIEPLFTQVLMICDREGLIGRNMFAIDGCKIKSNASKEWSGTFEELERKQTKLRRASRRIIERHQAQDGLSEDEVQHDLKQKEKLDKSADKIKQFLASNEEKIGNRKKPVKSNVTDPDSAKMTTSKGTIQGYNGIAINDDKQQIIMQAQVWGSVGEQQTLKPAVEQLQTQLAKLGTPDAFNEAKFTADSSFHSEVNLEFMATTGLDAYMADTAFRSRNPLFKTSETYQTEKEKRRLKRSKGRARLFNSTDFYFNENELTCRCPAGKEMWLSVKSIETAGRHYVRFSGYLKDCRVCPLQAQCMRKVPSKQGRQVQFETNKADKYISYTDKMRVKIDSSPGRRQYSKRLGTIEPVFGNITVNKGMNKFTLRGQEKVNAQWQMYCLVHNIEKLRNSLH